A genomic stretch from Hymenobacter psoromatis includes:
- a CDS encoding translation initiation factor IF-3 — translation MATPNRRYVPRQQVEEPFKINQKITAREVRLVGDNVEQGIYPTDQARKMAQDQNLDLVEISPTATPPVCRVIDYSKFKYEQKKKTRELKAKQTKVVLKEIRFGPNTDDHDFDFKLKHAQEFLKEGAKIKAYVHFVGRSIVFKERGEILLLKFAQALEELAKVEQLPKLEGKRMFLYLAPKAAVVAKAVPKPTATPADKAKAPAPKEKEAKPTQEPAATE, via the coding sequence ATAGCTACCCCGAATCGTCGGTACGTGCCCCGCCAGCAGGTGGAGGAGCCGTTCAAAATCAACCAGAAAATCACCGCTCGCGAGGTTCGCCTTGTGGGGGATAACGTCGAGCAGGGTATTTACCCCACCGACCAAGCCCGTAAAATGGCCCAGGACCAGAACCTGGACCTGGTGGAGATTTCGCCCACGGCCACGCCGCCCGTGTGCCGCGTCATCGACTACTCGAAATTCAAGTACGAGCAGAAGAAGAAGACCCGTGAGCTAAAGGCTAAGCAAACCAAGGTTGTCCTCAAGGAAATCCGCTTCGGACCCAATACGGACGACCACGACTTTGACTTTAAGCTCAAGCACGCGCAGGAGTTCCTGAAAGAAGGTGCTAAAATCAAAGCCTACGTTCACTTTGTGGGCCGAAGCATTGTCTTCAAAGAGCGCGGCGAAATTCTGCTGCTCAAGTTTGCTCAGGCTCTGGAAGAGTTGGCCAAAGTGGAGCAGTTGCCCAAGCTGGAAGGCAAGCGCATGTTCCTCTACTTAGCCCCCAAGGCGGCGGTAGTGGCCAAAGCCGTTCCCAAGCCCACCGCTACTCCCGCCGACAAGGCCAAAGCTCCTGCTCCCAAGGAGAAGGAAGCAAAGCCGACGCAGGAGCCTGCCGCCACCGAATAG
- a CDS encoding 50S ribosomal protein L35 gives MPKVKTKSGAKKRFKLTGTGKVKRKHAFKSHILTKKSTKRKRALTHSGLVSSADMNRVSQMLNI, from the coding sequence ATGCCCAAAGTAAAAACCAAGTCGGGTGCCAAGAAGCGTTTCAAGCTGACTGGCACTGGCAAAGTGAAGCGTAAGCACGCCTTCAAGTCGCACATCCTGACCAAGAAGAGCACCAAGCGTAAGCGCGCCCTCACCCATAGCGGCCTCGTTAGCTCGGCCGACATGAACCGGGTGAGTCAGATGCTGAATATTTAA
- a CDS encoding 50S ribosomal protein L20 yields MPRSVNHVASRHRRKKVMRLAKGYYGRRKNVWTVAKNAVEKGLLYAYRDRKVKKREFRALWIQRINAGAREHGLSYSQLMGGLKKAGIELNRKVLADLALNHPAAFAGIVEKVK; encoded by the coding sequence ATGCCAAGGAGTGTAAACCATGTGGCCTCGCGCCACCGCCGCAAAAAAGTAATGCGCCTCGCCAAAGGCTACTATGGCCGGCGCAAGAATGTCTGGACCGTTGCGAAAAACGCCGTAGAAAAGGGCTTGCTCTATGCCTACCGCGACCGCAAGGTAAAGAAGCGCGAATTCCGCGCCCTCTGGATTCAGCGCATCAACGCCGGTGCCCGTGAGCATGGCCTATCGTATTCGCAGTTGATGGGCGGCCTGAAAAAGGCTGGCATTGAGCTCAACCGCAAAGTGCTTGCCGACCTCGCCCTGAACCACCCCGCAGCTTTTGCGGGCATCGTTGAGAAAGTGAAGTAA
- a CDS encoding ATPase, with the protein MEYSINASPKILFPYIASASGLSQWFCDDVRLYPDHRLDMVWDKQSHFAEIATQRPGRSIRYVFLDEHKRPLTDANYLDFVLESSSITDEVFLRVTDYSDHLDTQEHSELWEGLVGKLREQVGG; encoded by the coding sequence ATGGAATACTCGATTAACGCTTCTCCCAAAATCCTCTTTCCCTACATCGCCTCCGCCTCCGGTTTGTCGCAGTGGTTTTGCGACGATGTGCGCCTCTACCCCGACCACCGCCTCGATATGGTGTGGGACAAGCAAAGCCACTTCGCCGAAATCGCTACCCAGCGCCCAGGACGCAGCATTCGCTACGTGTTTCTAGATGAGCACAAGCGGCCGTTGACTGACGCGAACTACCTGGATTTTGTCCTGGAGTCATCGAGTATTACGGACGAAGTCTTTCTGCGGGTCACGGACTACTCCGACCACCTCGATACGCAGGAGCATTCGGAGCTGTGGGAAGGGCTCGTGGGCAAGCTTCGGGAGCAAGTAGGGGGGTAG
- a CDS encoding permease, with the protein MKKLDKLILKAFAGPFLLTFAVVEFIFLTQTLLKYLDDIIGKDLGLTVILQLLFFLSVTIIPISLPLAVLLSSLMTYGNLGEHHELTAIKASGIALTRILRPVWLVSTVLALCAFWFNERIVPKANLSAYSLLWDVRQKKLALDIRPGVFYNGIPGYTIKVDKKVGPNKDILMGVMIYDHTQKTGNATVLLADSGRMFTRFNGQYLGFELFRGHEYVEQPDAQNRAAASFIRQAFKRNMITFSLASFDLNNTKKELFSTNRMMLNIPQLFHASDSIQRTLARERRMLPARLGGYYTYLRLDTTGRTQDRKLAVLQVPASRLPPLTATQVEQALNRARNVNSFITATSQRLYEVARESAEFRIEVYRKYTQSTAVLLMFLIGAPLGAIIKKGGLGIPILVSILFFIVFYVFDTMGSKYGRDFVLPVGVGMWLSNAILFPFGAFFLYQAYNDSGLLELDFWRRLAQRLPRFPRLRRLAAPIAEGG; encoded by the coding sequence GTGAAAAAGCTAGACAAACTCATTCTGAAGGCCTTTGCCGGGCCATTTTTACTCACGTTTGCGGTAGTGGAATTCATTTTCCTTACCCAGACGCTGTTGAAATACCTGGACGATATTATCGGGAAGGACCTGGGGCTAACGGTAATTCTACAGCTGCTGTTTTTTCTCAGCGTCACGATTATCCCCATTTCCCTACCCCTGGCGGTGTTGCTGTCGTCGCTGATGACCTACGGCAACCTGGGTGAACACCATGAGCTAACGGCCATCAAAGCCTCGGGCATTGCCCTGACCCGCATTTTGCGGCCGGTGTGGCTGGTGAGCACGGTGCTGGCCCTGTGCGCCTTTTGGTTTAATGAGCGCATCGTGCCCAAAGCCAACCTGAGTGCCTACAGCCTGCTCTGGGACGTGCGTCAGAAAAAGCTGGCGCTGGACATTCGGCCCGGCGTTTTTTACAACGGCATTCCCGGCTACACCATCAAGGTGGACAAGAAAGTGGGTCCGAATAAGGACATTCTGATGGGTGTCATGATTTATGACCACACCCAAAAGACGGGTAATGCCACGGTGCTGCTAGCCGATTCGGGCCGCATGTTTACCCGGTTCAATGGGCAGTACCTTGGTTTTGAGTTATTTAGGGGGCATGAATACGTGGAGCAGCCCGATGCGCAGAATCGTGCGGCGGCCTCCTTTATCCGGCAGGCTTTCAAGCGGAACATGATAACCTTCTCGCTGGCTTCATTCGACCTGAACAACACGAAGAAAGAGCTATTCAGCACCAACCGGATGATGCTGAATATTCCGCAGCTCTTTCACGCCTCCGATTCTATTCAGCGCACGCTGGCTCGCGAACGCCGCATGCTGCCGGCCCGGCTGGGCGGCTACTACACCTACCTGCGGCTCGATACCACGGGCCGCACCCAGGACCGCAAGCTCGCGGTTTTGCAGGTGCCCGCTTCGCGCCTACCCCCCCTCACGGCCACGCAAGTCGAGCAGGCGCTCAACCGGGCCCGCAACGTGAACTCGTTTATTACGGCCACCTCACAGCGGCTCTACGAGGTTGCCCGCGAGTCGGCGGAGTTTCGCATCGAGGTCTATCGCAAATACACGCAATCGACGGCCGTGCTTCTAATGTTTCTGATTGGGGCACCACTCGGGGCTATTATCAAGAAAGGCGGCCTGGGAATTCCTATTCTGGTATCTATTCTGTTCTTCATCGTTTTCTATGTGTTCGATACGATGGGCTCGAAATACGGTCGCGACTTCGTGCTGCCGGTGGGGGTAGGGATGTGGCTATCGAACGCCATTCTATTTCCGTTCGGGGCTTTCTTTCTTTACCAGGCTTACAACGACTCGGGGCTGCTGGAGCTGGATTTCTGGCGTCGGCTGGCGCAGCGGCTGCCCCGCTTTCCGAGGCTGCGCCGGCTGGCAGCTCCCATTGCGGAAGGAGGATAG
- a CDS encoding 30S ribosomal protein S15 — protein MILSTEAKQAIFEKNSLQKVTTDTGSAESQIALFTHRITHLTEHLKVNKKDHSTRLGLLKLVGKRRRMLDYLQHREINRYRAIIKELGIRK, from the coding sequence ATGATACTCTCGACCGAGGCCAAGCAGGCCATCTTCGAAAAAAACAGCCTTCAGAAAGTTACCACCGATACCGGTTCGGCCGAGTCGCAAATCGCGCTCTTCACGCACCGCATCACGCACCTCACGGAGCACCTGAAAGTTAACAAAAAAGACCACAGCACCCGCCTGGGTCTGTTGAAGCTGGTAGGCAAGCGCCGCCGCATGCTGGATTATCTCCAGCACCGCGAAATCAACCGCTACCGCGCCATTATCAAGGAGTTGGGTATCCGTAAGTAA
- a CDS encoding polyribonucleotide nucleotidyltransferase, producing the protein MPAPHAITKTLALPDGRQISIETGKLAKFADGAVVVRLGDTMLLATVVSAPSQREGVDFLPLSVDYQEKFGSAGKIPGSFQRREGRLSDYEILICRLVDRILRPMFPKDYHYEVQVMITLISADKEVQPDALAALAASAALSISDIPFAGPISEVRVARIDGQFQINPKTSDLARADMDLIVGATADSVAMVEGEMNEVSEEEMVAAIAFGHEAIKAQVQLQKDLAEAVGRTADSPTREYPKYEENEALKKRVQDGIYQGAYEVARSGNASKAGRKEGFTGVKKAFLEKLVAEDAELNMKQFSRYYSSAEKKAIRDMMVKERVRLDGRQLTEIRPIWSEINYLPGAHGSAIFTRGETQSLTTATLGTKLDEQIVDQPLTKGYSKFMLHYNFPGFSTGEVKPNRGAGRREIGHGNLAARSLKRVLPPDDENPYTIRIVSDILESNGSSSMATVCAGSLALMDAGVKVRAAVAGIAMGLVQDKETGEYAVLSDILGDEDHLGDMDFKVTGTEKGICACQMDIKIQGLSNEILTAALHQAREGRLHILREMAKTIAAPAAELKAHTPRSHKMLIDKEFIGAIIGPGGKVIQQIQKDTNATVIIEEKDEKGHVSIYAANQNDMQGAIDRIRAIAAQPEIGETYKGKVRSIQPYGAFVEIMPGKDGLLHISEVTHERIASLEGVLEVGQEIDVKLVDIDKKTGKYRLSRKVLLEKQA; encoded by the coding sequence ATGCCCGCTCCCCACGCGATTACCAAAACCCTGGCGCTGCCCGACGGCCGCCAGATTTCCATCGAAACCGGCAAGCTTGCCAAATTTGCTGACGGTGCCGTTGTCGTGCGCCTCGGCGACACGATGTTGCTGGCCACCGTCGTGTCGGCCCCGAGCCAGCGCGAAGGCGTTGACTTCCTGCCGCTGTCGGTGGACTACCAGGAAAAATTCGGCTCGGCCGGTAAGATTCCCGGCTCGTTTCAGCGCCGCGAAGGCCGCCTGAGTGACTATGAAATCCTCATTTGCCGCCTCGTGGACCGCATTCTGCGGCCTATGTTTCCCAAAGACTACCACTACGAGGTGCAGGTAATGATTACCCTTATTTCGGCCGATAAAGAAGTGCAGCCCGACGCGCTGGCCGCGCTGGCCGCCTCGGCCGCGCTCTCGATTTCGGATATTCCGTTTGCCGGACCGATTTCGGAAGTACGGGTAGCCCGTATCGACGGTCAGTTCCAGATTAACCCCAAAACCAGCGACTTGGCTCGTGCCGATATGGACCTCATCGTGGGGGCCACTGCCGACTCAGTAGCGATGGTGGAAGGCGAGATGAATGAAGTGAGTGAGGAAGAGATGGTGGCGGCCATTGCTTTCGGCCACGAAGCCATTAAAGCCCAGGTGCAGTTGCAAAAGGACCTGGCCGAGGCTGTAGGCCGCACCGCCGACTCGCCCACCCGCGAGTATCCGAAGTACGAGGAGAATGAGGCGTTGAAAAAGCGTGTTCAGGACGGTATCTACCAGGGTGCTTACGAGGTGGCCCGTTCGGGCAACGCCAGCAAGGCTGGCCGCAAAGAAGGCTTTACGGGCGTGAAAAAAGCGTTCCTAGAAAAGCTAGTAGCCGAAGACGCTGAGCTGAATATGAAGCAGTTCAGCCGCTACTATTCGTCGGCGGAGAAGAAGGCTATTCGCGATATGATGGTGAAGGAGCGCGTGCGCCTCGACGGACGTCAGCTCACCGAAATTCGCCCTATCTGGTCGGAAATCAACTACTTGCCCGGTGCCCACGGCTCGGCCATCTTCACCCGCGGCGAAACGCAAAGCCTGACTACGGCTACTCTCGGCACCAAGCTCGACGAGCAGATTGTGGACCAGCCGCTGACCAAGGGCTACTCGAAATTCATGCTGCACTACAACTTCCCTGGTTTCTCAACTGGCGAAGTGAAGCCCAACCGGGGCGCCGGCCGCCGCGAAATCGGCCACGGCAACCTGGCCGCCCGTTCGCTCAAGCGCGTGCTGCCACCCGACGACGAAAACCCCTACACCATCCGTATCGTGTCGGACATCCTGGAGTCGAACGGCTCCAGCTCGATGGCCACCGTCTGCGCCGGCTCGCTGGCGCTGATGGATGCCGGCGTGAAGGTGCGCGCCGCCGTGGCGGGCATCGCGATGGGCCTCGTGCAGGACAAGGAAACCGGCGAATACGCCGTGCTGAGCGATATTCTGGGCGATGAGGACCACCTCGGCGACATGGACTTCAAGGTAACCGGCACGGAGAAAGGCATTTGCGCTTGCCAGATGGACATCAAAATCCAAGGCCTCAGCAATGAGATTCTGACCGCCGCGCTGCACCAGGCCCGCGAAGGCCGCCTGCACATTCTGCGCGAGATGGCCAAGACTATTGCCGCCCCGGCCGCCGAGTTGAAGGCGCATACCCCGCGCTCGCACAAAATGCTGATTGACAAAGAGTTTATCGGTGCCATCATCGGGCCGGGCGGTAAAGTCATCCAGCAGATTCAGAAGGATACCAATGCTACGGTAATCATTGAGGAGAAGGATGAGAAGGGCCACGTGAGCATTTACGCGGCTAACCAGAACGATATGCAGGGTGCCATTGACCGCATCCGCGCTATCGCGGCGCAGCCCGAAATAGGCGAAACCTACAAGGGCAAGGTGCGCAGCATTCAGCCCTACGGCGCGTTCGTGGAGATTATGCCGGGTAAGGATGGCCTGCTGCACATTTCGGAAGTGACGCACGAGCGCATTGCTTCGCTCGAAGGCGTGCTGGAAGTGGGTCAGGAAATCGACGTGAAGCTGGTTGACATCGACAAGAAAACCGGTAAGTATCGCCTCTCGCGCAAAGTGCTGCTCGAAAAGCAGGCGTAA
- a CDS encoding RNA polymerase subunit sigma has protein sequence MRQLKISKQITNRESQSLDKYLQEIGKVDLLTPDEEVTLAQRIRDGDQKALEKLTKANLRFVVSVAKQYQNQGLSLGDLINEGNLGLIKAAKRFDETRGFKFISYAVWWIRQSILQALAEQSRIVRLPLNRVGSLNKISKSFSELEQKFEREPSPEEIAEVLELTTSEVVDTLKISGRHVSVDAPFVQGEENRLLDVLENEDEEKPDSGLMNDSLRKEVQRALSTLTKREADVITLYFGLNGEAALTLEEIGEKFNLTRERVRQIKEKAIRRLRHTSRSKALKPYLG, from the coding sequence ATGAGACAGCTAAAAATCAGCAAGCAGATTACCAACCGCGAAAGTCAGTCGCTGGATAAATACCTCCAGGAGATTGGCAAAGTGGACCTGCTGACACCCGACGAGGAGGTGACGCTGGCGCAGCGTATCCGCGATGGCGACCAGAAAGCGCTCGAAAAATTGACCAAAGCCAACCTGCGTTTCGTGGTGTCGGTAGCAAAACAATATCAGAACCAAGGCCTTAGCCTGGGTGACCTCATCAATGAGGGCAACCTTGGTCTTATCAAAGCAGCCAAGCGCTTTGACGAAACCAGGGGTTTTAAATTTATTTCCTACGCTGTTTGGTGGATTCGCCAGAGCATTCTGCAGGCTTTGGCCGAGCAGAGCCGCATTGTGCGCCTACCCCTCAACCGAGTAGGTTCGCTGAACAAAATCAGCAAGTCGTTCTCGGAGCTGGAGCAGAAGTTTGAGCGGGAGCCCTCGCCTGAAGAAATTGCCGAAGTGCTCGAATTAACGACTTCGGAAGTCGTGGACACCCTGAAAATCTCGGGTCGCCACGTATCCGTAGATGCGCCTTTCGTGCAGGGCGAAGAAAACCGCTTGCTTGACGTGCTCGAAAACGAGGACGAAGAAAAGCCGGATTCAGGCCTGATGAACGACTCGTTGCGCAAGGAAGTGCAGCGGGCACTCTCGACGCTTACCAAGCGGGAGGCTGACGTGATTACGCTCTATTTTGGGCTGAATGGCGAAGCGGCTTTGACGCTGGAGGAAATCGGCGAGAAGTTCAACCTCACTCGTGAGCGGGTGCGCCAGATAAAGGAAAAGGCCATTCGCCGCCTGCGCCACACGTCGCGCTCGAAGGCCCTCAAGCCTTACTTAGGCTAG
- a CDS encoding thioredoxin-disulfide reductase, with amino-acid sequence MEHIHCLIIGSGPAGYTAAIYAARAGLNPVMYQGLQPGGQLTITNDVENFPGYPDGVMGPEMMEDLKKQAARFGTDVRYGIATKVDFSGHPHKITVDETVELTADSVIIATGASAKWLGLPSEARLNGSGVSACAVCDGFFYRGKEVAIVGAGDTAAEEANYLANLCSKVYMLVRKDAMRASKIMQKRVLDNPKIEVLFDTATDEILGEHAVEAVRVKNLVTHETREIPVHGFFVAIGHEPNSKIFHDYLHHDEQGYLKTLPGTSKTNVDGVFACGDVQDFTYRQAVTAAGTGCMAALDAERYLAGLHG; translated from the coding sequence ATGGAACACATTCATTGCCTGATTATTGGGTCGGGCCCGGCGGGCTATACGGCCGCTATTTATGCTGCGCGGGCGGGCTTGAACCCCGTGATGTATCAGGGCCTGCAGCCCGGCGGGCAGCTCACGATTACCAACGACGTGGAGAATTTTCCGGGCTACCCCGACGGTGTCATGGGCCCGGAGATGATGGAGGACCTGAAAAAGCAGGCCGCCCGCTTCGGCACGGACGTCCGCTACGGCATTGCCACGAAGGTTGACTTTTCGGGCCATCCGCACAAAATCACGGTGGACGAAACGGTGGAGCTAACGGCCGATTCGGTCATTATCGCCACCGGGGCTTCGGCCAAATGGCTGGGGCTACCCTCCGAGGCGCGGCTGAACGGCTCGGGCGTATCGGCGTGCGCTGTGTGCGACGGCTTCTTCTACCGCGGTAAGGAGGTGGCCATCGTGGGTGCCGGCGACACCGCTGCCGAGGAGGCCAACTACCTGGCCAACCTGTGCTCGAAAGTCTATATGCTGGTGCGCAAGGACGCCATGCGGGCGTCGAAAATCATGCAGAAGCGGGTGCTCGACAACCCCAAGATTGAGGTGCTGTTTGACACGGCTACTGATGAAATTCTGGGTGAGCACGCCGTGGAGGCCGTGCGGGTAAAGAACCTGGTGACGCACGAAACGCGCGAAATCCCCGTTCATGGGTTCTTCGTGGCAATTGGCCACGAGCCCAACTCCAAGATTTTTCACGATTACCTGCACCACGATGAGCAGGGATACTTGAAAACCCTACCCGGCACCTCCAAGACCAACGTGGATGGGGTGTTTGCCTGCGGCGACGTGCAGGATTTTACGTACCGCCAGGCCGTGACGGCGGCCGGCACGGGCTGCATGGCCGCGCTCGATGCCGAGCGCTACCTGGCCGGTTTGCACGGTTAA
- a CDS encoding peptidase M23 — protein sequence MEMSDEVLIDSSWVKVAGYYAIWDTYNINPYRVDGRRIRDTLTLRLVEPERQRFARMPLVTTPVTSGFAFRWGRWHFGVDLDLETGDSVRAAFDGVIRISKWDGGGYGNYLLVRHYNGLETLYGHLSKPLLPVGTFVRAGQVIGLGGSTGRSTGSHLHFEVRYEGNPINPTYLYDFPDYKLRGETFTITSALFNYYSHALHRGSRSRGEPTAARRVATHKIRSGDTLSEIADRYGVRVSTLKRLNPNLHGKLQPGKKLRIK from the coding sequence GTGGAGATGTCGGACGAGGTGCTGATTGACTCTTCGTGGGTGAAAGTGGCGGGCTATTATGCCATTTGGGACACGTATAATATTAATCCCTACCGGGTAGATGGCCGCCGCATCCGCGATACCCTCACGCTGCGACTGGTTGAGCCCGAGCGCCAGCGCTTTGCCAGGATGCCCCTCGTCACTACCCCCGTTACCTCGGGCTTCGCCTTCCGTTGGGGCCGCTGGCATTTTGGGGTCGACCTCGACCTGGAAACCGGCGATTCCGTGCGCGCGGCCTTCGACGGGGTTATCCGCATCAGCAAGTGGGACGGTGGTGGCTACGGTAATTATCTGCTTGTGCGCCACTACAATGGCCTCGAAACCCTCTACGGTCACTTGAGCAAGCCGTTGTTGCCAGTGGGTACTTTCGTGCGGGCCGGGCAGGTGATTGGGTTGGGGGGTAGCACGGGCCGTAGCACGGGTTCGCACCTGCATTTTGAGGTGCGCTACGAAGGCAATCCTATCAACCCAACCTATCTGTACGATTTCCCCGATTACAAGCTGCGCGGGGAAACGTTTACCATTACTTCGGCACTGTTTAACTACTACAGTCACGCTTTGCACCGCGGTAGCCGGAGCCGGGGTGAGCCCACGGCCGCCCGGCGCGTGGCCACGCACAAGATTCGCTCGGGCGATACACTGTCCGAAATTGCTGACCGTTACGGCGTGCGGGTGAGCACGCTAAAACGCCTTAATCCGAACCTGCACGGTAAGCTTCAACCAGGTAAAAAATTGCGAATCAAGTAA
- a CDS encoding bacillithiol biosynthesis deacetylase BshB1, whose amino-acid sequence MKLAVLALGAHPDDVEMSCAGTLLAAVAVGKKVGIVDFTRGELGTRGTPETRAAEAEAASKILQLSARENLGMADGFFQNDRAHQLLLIAALRRYQPDIVLANAITDRHPDHGRAAQLATEACFLSGLRMIETFDEHGRPQEAWRPKHVYHYIQDRQIAADFVVDITPHWPGKWAAINAYGSQFFNPTADPAAPQTYLSSPAFASFMEARAREFGHLVGVEFGEGFTKERTLGVKELGDLI is encoded by the coding sequence ATGAAGCTTGCTGTTTTGGCCTTGGGGGCCCACCCCGACGATGTAGAGATGTCGTGCGCGGGTACGTTGCTGGCCGCCGTGGCGGTGGGTAAGAAAGTTGGTATCGTGGACTTTACCCGCGGGGAGCTGGGCACCCGCGGCACGCCCGAAACCCGCGCCGCCGAAGCCGAAGCCGCCAGTAAGATTTTGCAGCTCAGCGCCCGCGAGAATCTGGGCATGGCCGACGGTTTTTTCCAGAATGACCGGGCGCATCAGCTCCTGCTCATCGCGGCTTTGCGGCGCTATCAGCCTGATATCGTATTGGCCAACGCCATCACGGACCGGCACCCCGACCACGGCCGCGCTGCCCAGCTGGCTACCGAGGCGTGCTTTCTGAGTGGTCTGCGCATGATTGAAACCTTCGATGAGCACGGCCGGCCGCAGGAAGCCTGGCGGCCCAAACACGTGTACCACTACATCCAGGACCGGCAAATAGCGGCCGATTTTGTGGTGGACATTACCCCCCACTGGCCCGGCAAGTGGGCAGCTATCAACGCCTACGGCAGCCAGTTTTTCAACCCCACCGCCGACCCGGCCGCGCCCCAGACTTACCTGTCGAGCCCGGCCTTCGCCAGCTTTATGGAGGCGCGGGCGCGCGAGTTTGGCCATTTAGTGGGGGTAGAGTTTGGCGAGGGCTTCACCAAAGAGCGGACACTGGGCGTGAAGGAATTGGGCGACTTGATTTAG
- a CDS encoding DNA-binding protein: MTAKLPDLSISRKAEIVAQFKQVLDSHLTDFLAGRVTKMYELKEIAGIICLHPIHLSKVIKLETGHHACYFYQQRILLEAKKLLNDSSLPINQIAHKLDYDVSNFTKFFKKFAGLTPSLYRKSIERPAT, from the coding sequence ATGACGGCTAAACTTCCCGACCTCTCTATTTCCCGGAAAGCGGAGATAGTTGCCCAGTTTAAGCAGGTGCTGGACAGTCATTTGACTGACTTCCTGGCCGGACGGGTCACTAAAATGTACGAACTCAAGGAGATTGCCGGAATCATCTGCCTGCATCCCATTCACTTAAGTAAGGTAATCAAGCTGGAAACGGGACATCATGCCTGCTACTTCTATCAGCAAAGAATCTTGCTCGAAGCCAAGAAGTTGCTGAATGATAGTAGTTTGCCTATCAATCAAATCGCGCACAAGCTGGATTATGACGTTTCAAACTTCACCAAGTTCTTTAAAAAGTTTGCGGGCCTGACACCCTCTTTATACCGGAAATCTATCGAGCGGCCCGCTACCTAA
- a CDS encoding aldo/keto reductase, whose amino-acid sequence MSNKIITIGADTTSPLTARTPGYGTMRLTGEEIWGEPRDREGAIALLRRAVELGVNFFDTADFYGPGVTNKLLAEALHPYPADLIIATKVGGTRGADKSWLPYAKPEELRKSVENNLHELKLEQLPLVHFGMAVNNPGAYEESFATMLALQREGKILHVGLTNATITQFDTARKLGKVASVENLYSYTQRLTDPNNPFGMQGGELLPLCEKHHIPFIPFFSLQTSLPTGQNKLQEIAAAKGVTVAQLNLAWLLHQSAWILPIPGTTSIRHLEENIKAADISLSKEELMFLG is encoded by the coding sequence ATGAGCAACAAGATAATTACTATTGGCGCGGATACGACCAGCCCGCTAACCGCTCGCACCCCCGGTTACGGAACCATGCGGCTGACCGGAGAGGAGATATGGGGGGAGCCGCGCGACCGTGAGGGGGCCATTGCCCTCTTGCGAAGAGCCGTGGAGCTGGGAGTTAACTTTTTTGATACCGCCGATTTTTACGGGCCGGGGGTAACCAACAAACTGCTCGCGGAGGCTTTGCACCCTTATCCGGCCGACCTGATTATCGCAACCAAAGTGGGCGGAACACGGGGAGCGGACAAAAGCTGGCTGCCTTATGCGAAGCCTGAGGAACTACGGAAAAGTGTCGAAAACAACCTGCACGAGTTGAAACTGGAGCAACTGCCCCTGGTGCATTTTGGTATGGCCGTGAATAATCCGGGTGCCTATGAGGAATCATTCGCCACCATGCTAGCGTTGCAGCGCGAGGGTAAAATTCTGCACGTCGGCCTGACGAACGCGACTATTACGCAGTTTGACACCGCCCGCAAGCTGGGTAAAGTTGCCAGCGTCGAGAACCTGTACAGCTATACGCAGCGGCTTACTGACCCGAACAATCCTTTTGGAATGCAGGGTGGGGAACTGCTGCCCTTGTGCGAGAAACACCACATTCCCTTTATTCCATTTTTTTCCCTCCAAACGTCCTTGCCAACCGGGCAAAACAAGCTGCAGGAGATAGCCGCTGCCAAAGGGGTGACGGTCGCGCAGCTCAACCTGGCGTGGCTACTGCATCAGTCGGCGTGGATATTACCCATTCCCGGCACAACCTCCATCCGGCATCTGGAAGAAAACATAAAAGCCGCGGACATTTCGCTCTCAAAAGAGGAGTTGATGTTCTTGGGCTAA